One Spinacia oleracea cultivar Varoflay chromosome 4, BTI_SOV_V1, whole genome shotgun sequence DNA segment encodes these proteins:
- the LOC130460130 gene encoding DEAD-box ATP-dependent RNA helicase 18-like, translating to MPMHWRRKECSTIESLLAFCNRRLELDELLECSQGESGTAVVFHLSKEEAYVKFLQIRRVPLQERECSNNAPDIIPQVGDSAV from the exons ATGCCTATGCACTGGCGAAGAAAAGAGTGCTCCACAATTGAATCCTTGTTAGCCTTTTGTAATCGGAGATTGG AGTTGGACGAACTGCTCGAGTGCTCGCAAGGGGAGTCAGGAACTGCAGTTGTCTTTCATTTATCCAAG GAGGAAGCATATGTAAAATTTCTGCAGATTAGGAGGGTTCCTCTCCAGGAACGGGAGTGCTCAAATAATGCTCCTGATATTATTCCCCAGGTGGGTGATTCGGCAGTTTGA
- the LOC130459989 gene encoding ATP-dependent DNA helicase Q-like SIM — MEALGAWFSQQDCLVLAATWSGKSLCFQLPALLTRKVVVVISPLISLMHDQCLKLSKHGISACFLGSGQPDNTVEKKAMNGMYSVVYVCLETLLSFHCLMRCIMHTNKSTSEACGEPWNSFICHR; from the exons ATGGAAGCTCTTGGTGCTTGGTTTTCTCAGCAAGACTGTCTTGTTCTTGCAGCAACATGGTCTG GGAAATCTCTGTGCTTTCAGCTACCTGCGCTTTTGACAAGGAAGGTCGTGGTCGTGATTTCTCCATTGATAAGCTTGATGCATGACCAGTGCTTAAAGCTATCAAAACATGGCATCTCTGCATGTTTCCTTGGATCAGGACAACCAGATAACACCGTTGAGAAGAAAGCAATGAACGGCATGTATTCCGTTGTATACGTTTGCCTCGAAACACTGCTTAG CTTTCACTGTCTGATGAGGTGTATAATGCATACTAATAAGTCCACTTCAGAGGCTTGCGGAGAACCGTGGAATAGCTTTATTTGCCATCGATGA